A window from Myxocyprinus asiaticus isolate MX2 ecotype Aquarium Trade chromosome 37, UBuf_Myxa_2, whole genome shotgun sequence encodes these proteins:
- the LOC127427744 gene encoding activity-dependent neuroprotector homeobox protein-like — MFQLPVNNLTRLRKARKKVKRLLSDIGLDYCKEHVEDYKEFGPSDSYMNQVYLDVCFWDPSWTKAQDYRTKQFCCSDCPFASKYFSAYKNHFRNVHREDFESRILLNCSYCTYSGNKRTLETHVRLFHMPHNMVRQGAAGPHGAQVGVRDGMRVDKPLPGDRKELPVYYCKKCTYRDRLYNVVRRHIYREHFQHVTTPYLGKNSEKQENSVEAPGNSHGIHCKSCHFSPRSYEALVQHVIEFHERIGHQVTAMIGHTNVIVTRPQANIIQRGVTITPGVRPQTPQMNRFSMPKMAVLPVGNHFKPSVAGNSVLGQPVRITLPDKAFMSGAVSQSHAGKPLGGCGVHGATHLNAQSASFSPSLKSLPLSSSVHAATATLTSLQGKKASANALNTAQTQKWKICTICNELFPENAYSAHFEKEHQAEKVRAMAKYIMKIHNFTSKCLYCNRYLPSDSLLNHMLVHGLSCPQCHSTFHEVEKIVAHKRLAHPNEAGDAPTGSPLTFDLTLQQGSPKNVQLIVITYNMKETPEASSAAQPQNSAVARSIKPAAKPPENQSDSVGRNLSHSSVSQKKEVGKTLCPLCFSILKGPISDALAHHLRDRHQVLQTLHPVEKKLTYKCIHCLGVYTSNMTASTITLHLVHCRGVCQTPKGQSSKSISTALRSPGAGSLKRDFVAPDASDPKRRKMVDQSRYYPTGFVEKPEEPVVLALDPKGHADGSYEARKAFLTAYFNRHPYPSQREVEKLAASLWLWKSDVSSHFANHRRLCERDFITRKPAILLGFNMKTVCQLKHDMNFDAKWLFDVNNEENSGFSRTSTFRPKAPVGFCADDGARAMRFKEEKLTLNTGQSSQSNCAFKPCPGSSSEPIAIDSDSDSEPEVMSNENMKLNQQAAACRPSTKETVLQESFHYESDVRGSGNSPRVGAKSLDGSVSGSSPEEATWSGSLSPEESHYRPAGRFEVKGKKVGLLGR; from the exons ATGTTTCAGCTTCCAGTGAATAACCTCACTCGGTTGAGGAAGGCCAGGAAGAAAGTCAAGAGACTGCTGAGTGATATTGGCCTTGACTACTGCAAAGAGCATGTAGAG GACTACAAAGAGTTTGGCCCCAGTGATTCTTACATGAATCAAGTCTACCTTGATGTTTGTTTTTGGGATCCATCCTGGACAAAGGCACAG GACTACAGGACGAAGCAGTTTTGCTGCTCAGATTGCCCATTTGCCTCAAAGTATTTCTCTGCCTACAAAAACCACTTCCGCAATGTTCACAGAGAAGACTTTGAGAGCCGAATCCTCCTTAACTGCTCCTATTGCACATACAGTGGGAACAAGAGGACTTTGGAAACCCATGTCAGGCTCTTCCATATGCCTCACAATATGGTGCGACAGGGTGCTGCTGGTCCTCACGGAGCCCAGGTTGGGGTAAGGGATGGCATGCGCGTAGACAAGCCTTTGCCGGGCGATCGAAAAGAGCTACCGGTGTACTACTGCAAGAAGTGCACCTATCGAGATAGACTGTACAATGTGGTGCGCAGGCACATCTACAGGGAACACTTCCAGCATGTGACAACACCTTACCTTGGAAAAAACTCAGAGAAGCAAGAAAACAGTGTCGAGGCACCTGGTAACAGTCATGGAATCCACTGCAAGAGCTGCCACTTTTCGCCCCGTTCGTATGAAGCACTGGTGCAGCATGTTATCGAGTTCCATGAACGCATTGGCCATCAAGTCACTGCTATGATTGGACACACCAACGTCATAGTGACTAGGCCCCAGGCGAACATAATTCAGAGGGGCGTTACAATCACTCCTGGTGTGCGTCCTCAGACGCCTCAAATGAATCGCTTCAGTATGCCCAAAATGGCGGTGTTACCTGTAGGCAACCATTTCAAGCCAAGTGTTGCAGGCAACTCTGTGCTTGGTCAACCAGTGCGCATTACACTACCTGATAAAGCTTTCATGTCTGGTGCCGTCTCACAGTCACATGCAGGAAAACCCCTGGGCGGCTGCGGCGTGCATGGTGCTACACATCTTAATGCTCAGTCGGCTTCTTTCTCACCCTCACTGAAGAGCCTACCTCTCTCTTCATCAGTGCATGCTGCTACTGCCACTTTGACCTCACTGCAGGGTAAGAAAGCCTCAGCCAATGCTCTGAACACCGCACAAACAcagaagtggaaaatttgcacCATCTGCAATGAACTTTTTCCTGAGAATGCATATAGTGCTCACTTCGAAAAAGAGCATCAGGCAGAAAAGGTGAGAGCCATGGCGAAATATATCATGAAGATCCACAACTTTACTAgcaagtgtttatattgtaaccgTTACCTTCCCAGCGACTCTTTGTTGAACCATATGCTTGTGCATGGGTTATCATGCCCACAGTGTCATTCCACATTTCATGAAGTCGAGAAAATTGTAGCACATAAGCGGCTGGCACACCCTAACGAGGCAGGGGATGCTCCCACTGGCTCTCCTCTCACATTTGATCTCACACTTCAACAAGGAAGTCCCAAAAATGTTCAGCTTATTGTAATTACCTACAACATGAAGGAGACACCGGAAGCATCTTCAGCTGCTCAGCCACAAAACAGTGCTGTGGCCAGGTCCATAAAGCCAGCTGCAAAGCCGCCAGAGAATCAGAGTGATTCTGTTGGCCGAAACCTGTCCCATTCTTCAGTGTCCCAGAAGAAAGAAGTTGGTAAAACACTCTGCCCTCTATGCTTTTCTATTCTCAAAGGTCCCATCTCAGATGCCCTTGCCCACCATTTACGGGACCGCCATCAAGTACTTCAAACGTTGCACCCTGTGGAGAAAAAGCTAACATACAAGTGCATACACTGCCTGGGTGTGTACACTAGCAACATGACTGCTTCCACTATTACGCTTCATTTGGTCCACTGCAGAGGCGTTTGCCAGACACCGAAAGGTCAGAGCAGCAAGTCTATCTCAACTGCACTGCGCTCACCTGGGGCTGGGTCTCTCAAGCGCGACTTTGTTGCACCAGATGCATCTGACCCCAAGAGGAGGAAAATGGTAGACCAGTCTAGGTATTACCCGACAGGTTTTGTTGAGAAGCCAGAGGAGCCTGTTGTGTTGGCCTTGGATCCCAAAGGCCATGCTGATGGGTCTTACGAGGCACGAAAAGCTTTCCTTACAGCGTATTTTAATCGGCATCCCTACCCTTCCCAACGGGAGGTTGAGAAACTTGCTGCAAGTCTCTGGTTATGGAAGTCTGATGTCTCAAGCCATTTCGCTAACCATAGGCGCTTATGTGAACGGGATTTCATCACCCGCAAACCTGCTATATTACTAGGCTTTAACATGAAGACGGTGTGCCAGCTCAAGCATGACATGAACTTTGACGCCAAGTGGCTGTTCGACGTCAACAATGAAGAAAACAGCGGATTCTCAAGGACCTCAACATTTAGGCCGAAGGCTCCTGTTGGTTTCTGTGCAGATGATGGTGCTAGAGCTATGCGATTCAAGGAGGAGAAGCTGACTTTAAACACTGGACAAAGTAGTCAAAGCAACTGTGCCTTCAAGCCATGCCCTGGATCATCCTCAGAACCTATTGCCATTGACTCTGACAGTGATTCAGAGCCAGAAGTGATGTCTAATGAAAATATGAAACTGAATCAACAAGCTGCAGCGTGTAGGCCTTCCACAAAAGAAACAGTGCTGCAAGAAAGCTTCCATTATGAAAGTGATGTGAGGGGTAGTGGAAATTCTCCCAGAGTTGGAGCCAAAAGTCTAGATGGCTCTGTTTCTGGCTCCAGTCCTGAAGAGGCAACCTGGTCAGGCAGCTTGTCTCCTGAAGAGAGCCACTACAGACCAGCAGGACGTTTTGAAGTGAAGGGGAAAAAGGTGGGGTTGCTTGGTAGATGA